One segment of Brassica napus cultivar Da-Ae chromosome C3, Da-Ae, whole genome shotgun sequence DNA contains the following:
- the LOC106388590 gene encoding DAR GTPase 3, chloroplastic, producing the protein MFAQLSPSPSPSPANLTHFVHRRTFRNSTLAVSASPPTANSSRPPIQIIGGKDSTLDVTRKNDSKGFTLEANEEEIDWMNLESDIRLWTRALRPVQWYPGHIMKTEKELREQLKLMDVVIEVRDARIPLSTTHPKMDAWLGNRKRILVLNREDMISTEDRNDWARYFAKQGIKVIFTNGKLGMGAMKLGRLAKSLAGDVNGKRREKGLLPRPVRAGIIGYPNVGKSSLINRLLKRKICAAAPRPGVTREMKWVKLGDGLDLLDSPGMLPMRIDDQAAAIKLAICDDIGEKAYDFIDVAGILVQMLARIPEVGSRALYNRYKIQLEGGCGKKFVKTLGLDLFGGDSHQAAFRILSDFRKGKFGYISLERPPL; encoded by the exons ATGTTTGCACAGTTATCTCCATCGCCGTCTCCTTCTCCGGCGAACTTAACCCACTTCGTTCACCGTCGTACCTTCCGAAACTCCACACTCGCAGTCTCCGCTTCTCCTCCCACGGCCAACTCCTCCCGTCCACCAATTCAG ATTATTGGAGGAAAGGATTCGACTTTGGATGTTACAAGAAAGAATGATTCAAAGGGTTTCACGTTAGAGGCAAATGAAGAGGAAATTGATTGGATGAATCTTGAATCTGATATTCGACTATGGACTAGAGCGTTACGTCCTGTTCAG TGGTATCCAGGACACATAATGAAAACTGAAAAGGAACTTAGGGAACAGCTTAAGCTAATGGATGTTGTGATTGAAGTTAGAGATGCAAGAATACCCTTATCCACAACTCATCCAAAG ATGGATGCGTGGCTTGGGAATAGGAAACGGATATTGGTGTTGAACAGAGAAGATATGATCTCTACTGAGGATCGAAATGATTGGGCTAGATACTTTGCAAAGCAAGGGATAAAGGTCATTTTCACTAATGGCAAACTTGGGATG GGAGCTATGAAGCTAGGTCGGTTAGCAAAAAGCTTAGCAGGTGATGTAAATGGGAAACGACGAGAGAAGGGTCTTCTCCCTAGGCCA GTAAGAGCTGGAATCATTGGATACCCAAATGTTGGAAAGTCATCTTTGATCAATCGTCTATTAAAGCGCAAAATCTGCGCAGCAGCACCAAGACCAGGTGTAACTAGAGAGATGAA ATGGGTGAAGCTTGGGGATGGTCTCGATCTGTTAGATTCACCAGGAATGCTTCCTATGCGTATTGATGATCAAGCAGCTGCTATAAAGCTTGCTATTTGCGATGACATTGGAGAGAAAGCTTACGACTTCATTGATGTTGCTGGAATCCTTGTGCAGATGCTAGCACGGATTCCTGAAGTAGGCTCAAGGGCTCTTTACAACCGGTATAAGATTCAGCTGGAGGGAGGCTGCGGTAAAAA ATTTGTGAAGACGCTTGGTCTTGATTTGTTTGGTGGGGATAGTCATCAGGCTGCATTTAGAATACTGTCGGATTTTCGCAAGGGCAAATTTGGGTATATCTCGTTGGAGAGACCTCCACTGTGA